The following coding sequences are from one Epinephelus moara isolate mb chromosome 7, YSFRI_EMoa_1.0, whole genome shotgun sequence window:
- the atf2 gene encoding cyclic AMP-dependent transcription factor ATF-2 isoform X1 translates to MSDDKPFQCTAPGCGQRFTNEDHLAVHKHKHEMTLKFGPARNDSVIIADQTPTPTRFLKNCEEVGLFNELASPFDHDFKKATEDDIKKLPLDLSPLATPIIRNKTEEPTSLEAHRDSPLPHPESTTNDDKDLSLQPASLPTSTIVHPASLQVPNVLLATSEANVVIQQALPSPTSSSVITQVPSTNRPIVPVSGTFPVLLQLPNGQTMPVAIPASITSSSVHIPTTIPLVRPVTVVPNVPGIPGPPSPQPQPAQSEAKLKLKATLSQQLPQVTNGDGGEVQSSAVTHTAAPTSPAPTPSPAPAPAPAPAPAPIAVLTPAPAPHLPTTEEPSPHSLQQPATSTTETPASPAPPAPNPPSTGGRRRRTTSEDPDEKRRKFLERNRAAASRCRQKRKVWVQSLEKKAEDLNSVNGQLQSEVTLLRNEVAQLKQLLLAHKDCPVTAMQKKSGYHISDKDESCEEMSVPGSPQNEAIQHSSVSTSNGVSSSSMTPAVSAPSNAATTTTSNQSTEESQSQPSGS, encoded by the exons ATGAGTGATGATAAACCTTTCCAATGTACTGCTCCAGGGTGTGGACAG AGATTTACAAATGAGGATCACTTGGCtgtccacaaacacaaacatgagaTGACCCTGAAGTTTGGCCCAGCAAGGAATGACAGTGTCATCATTGCTG ACCAGACACCTACACCCACACGCTTTTTGAAGAACTGTGAGGAGGTTGGACTCTTCAATGAGCTTGCAAGTCCATTCGACCATGACTTCAAAAAAGCGACTGAAGATGACATTAAAAAG TTACCATTGGATTTGTCACCGCTTGCAACGCCTATCATACGCAACAAAACTGAGGAGCCCACATCTCTGGAGGCACATCGAGATAGCCCTCTGCCTCACCCTGAATCCACTACAAATGATGACAAG GATTTATCTTTGCAGCCAGCCTCACTGCCAACATCCACTATAGTCCATCCTGCATCCCTCCAAGTTCCCAATGTACTTCTAGCAACCTCAGAGGCTAATGTTGTAATACAGCAAGCGCTCCCATCACCAACATCTAGCTCTGTTATTACGCAAGTCCCATCCACTAATAGGCCTATAGT ccCAGTGTCTGGCACCTTCCCGGTGCTCTTACAGCTGCCTAACGGTCAGACCATGCCAGTTGCTATACCCGCGTCTATTACAAGCTCAAGTGTACATATCCCAACTACAATCCCT CTTGTCAGACCTGTCACCGTAGTGCCTAACGTCCCCGGGATCCCAGGACCTCCCTCGCCACAGCCACAGCCCGCCCAATCAGAAGCAAAGCTG AAACTGAAAGCCACGTTAAGCCAGCAGCTTCCTCAGGTAACCAACGGAGATGGTGGTGAAGTCCAGAGCAGCGCCGTAACCCACACTGCTGCTCCCACTTCTCCTGCCCCCACCCCAAGCCCAGCCCCAGCCCCAGCCCCAGCCCCAGCTCCAGCCCCGATCGCGGTCCTAACTCCCGCTCCGGCTCCTCACCTGCCCACAACTGAGGAACCTTCTCCCCATTCCCTTCAGCAGCCGGCTACGTCTACCACAGAGACACCT GCTTCCCCAGCGCCCCCCGCGCCAAACCCTCCAAGCACAGGGGGTCGGCGGCGCAGAACCACAAGTGAAGACCCTGACGAGAAGCGGCGCAAGTTCCTGGAGCGTAACAGGGCCGCAGCCTCTCGCTGTAGGCAGAAGAGGAAAGTGTGGGTCCAGTCTCTGGAGAAGAAGGCTGAGGACCTGAACTCTGTGAACGGACAACTACAG aGTGAAGTCACCCTGCTGAGAAACGAAGTGGCTCAGCTGAAGCAGCTTCTTCTGGCTCATAAAGATTGCCCTGTAACCGCCATGCAGAAGAAATCTGGCTATCACA TCTCTGACAAAGATGAGAGCTGCGAGGAAATGTCCGTCCCCGGCAGTCCCCAGAACGAGGCCATCCAGCACAGCTCCGTCAGCACCTCCAACGGGGTCAGCTCCTCCTCCATGACCCCGGCCGTCTCCGCCCCATCCAAcgccgccaccaccaccacgtCAAACCAGAGCACAGAGGAGAGCCAGTCTCAGCCTTCAGGGAGTTGA
- the atf2 gene encoding cyclic AMP-dependent transcription factor ATF-2 isoform X2 yields the protein MSDDKPFQCTAPGCGQRFTNEDHLAVHKHKHEMTLKFGPARNDSVIIADQTPTPTRFLKNCEEVGLFNELASPFDHDFKKATEDDIKKLPLDLSPLATPIIRNKTEEPTSLEAHRDSPLPHPESTTNDDKDLSLQPASLPTSTIVHPASLQVPNVLLATSEANVVIQQALPSPTSSSVITQVPSTNRPIVPVSGTFPVLLQLPNGQTMPVAIPASITSSSVHIPTTIPKLKATLSQQLPQVTNGDGGEVQSSAVTHTAAPTSPAPTPSPAPAPAPAPAPAPIAVLTPAPAPHLPTTEEPSPHSLQQPATSTTETPASPAPPAPNPPSTGGRRRRTTSEDPDEKRRKFLERNRAAASRCRQKRKVWVQSLEKKAEDLNSVNGQLQSEVTLLRNEVAQLKQLLLAHKDCPVTAMQKKSGYHISDKDESCEEMSVPGSPQNEAIQHSSVSTSNGVSSSSMTPAVSAPSNAATTTTSNQSTEESQSQPSGS from the exons ATGAGTGATGATAAACCTTTCCAATGTACTGCTCCAGGGTGTGGACAG AGATTTACAAATGAGGATCACTTGGCtgtccacaaacacaaacatgagaTGACCCTGAAGTTTGGCCCAGCAAGGAATGACAGTGTCATCATTGCTG ACCAGACACCTACACCCACACGCTTTTTGAAGAACTGTGAGGAGGTTGGACTCTTCAATGAGCTTGCAAGTCCATTCGACCATGACTTCAAAAAAGCGACTGAAGATGACATTAAAAAG TTACCATTGGATTTGTCACCGCTTGCAACGCCTATCATACGCAACAAAACTGAGGAGCCCACATCTCTGGAGGCACATCGAGATAGCCCTCTGCCTCACCCTGAATCCACTACAAATGATGACAAG GATTTATCTTTGCAGCCAGCCTCACTGCCAACATCCACTATAGTCCATCCTGCATCCCTCCAAGTTCCCAATGTACTTCTAGCAACCTCAGAGGCTAATGTTGTAATACAGCAAGCGCTCCCATCACCAACATCTAGCTCTGTTATTACGCAAGTCCCATCCACTAATAGGCCTATAGT ccCAGTGTCTGGCACCTTCCCGGTGCTCTTACAGCTGCCTAACGGTCAGACCATGCCAGTTGCTATACCCGCGTCTATTACAAGCTCAAGTGTACATATCCCAACTACAATCCCT AAACTGAAAGCCACGTTAAGCCAGCAGCTTCCTCAGGTAACCAACGGAGATGGTGGTGAAGTCCAGAGCAGCGCCGTAACCCACACTGCTGCTCCCACTTCTCCTGCCCCCACCCCAAGCCCAGCCCCAGCCCCAGCCCCAGCCCCAGCTCCAGCCCCGATCGCGGTCCTAACTCCCGCTCCGGCTCCTCACCTGCCCACAACTGAGGAACCTTCTCCCCATTCCCTTCAGCAGCCGGCTACGTCTACCACAGAGACACCT GCTTCCCCAGCGCCCCCCGCGCCAAACCCTCCAAGCACAGGGGGTCGGCGGCGCAGAACCACAAGTGAAGACCCTGACGAGAAGCGGCGCAAGTTCCTGGAGCGTAACAGGGCCGCAGCCTCTCGCTGTAGGCAGAAGAGGAAAGTGTGGGTCCAGTCTCTGGAGAAGAAGGCTGAGGACCTGAACTCTGTGAACGGACAACTACAG aGTGAAGTCACCCTGCTGAGAAACGAAGTGGCTCAGCTGAAGCAGCTTCTTCTGGCTCATAAAGATTGCCCTGTAACCGCCATGCAGAAGAAATCTGGCTATCACA TCTCTGACAAAGATGAGAGCTGCGAGGAAATGTCCGTCCCCGGCAGTCCCCAGAACGAGGCCATCCAGCACAGCTCCGTCAGCACCTCCAACGGGGTCAGCTCCTCCTCCATGACCCCGGCCGTCTCCGCCCCATCCAAcgccgccaccaccaccacgtCAAACCAGAGCACAGAGGAGAGCCAGTCTCAGCCTTCAGGGAGTTGA
- the atp5mc3a gene encoding ATP synthase membrane subunit c locus 3a, translating into MYACAKFVSTPALVRAGSRALYRPLSASVLSRPELKTESTVAVMPQSPLTQVTLRGFQTSAISRDVDTAAKFIGAGAATVGVAGSGAGIGTVFGSLIIGYARNPSLKQQLFSYAILGFALSEAMGLFCLMVAFLILFAM; encoded by the exons atgtacGCCTGTGCAAAGTTCGTCTCCACGCCGGCTCTG gtccGTGCTGGTTCCCGGGCTCTTTACAGacccctctctgcctctgtgctGTCCAGGCCTGAGCTCAAAACAGAG AGCACTGTTGCTGTGATGCCACAGAGCCCCCTCACCCAGGTCACACTGAGGGGCTTCCAGACCAGCGCTATCAGCAGGGACGTTGACACCGCTGCCAAGTTcattggagctggagctgccaCAGTCGGAGTAGCTGGATCCGGAGCTGGAATTGGGACTGTGTTCGGCAGTCTCATTATTGGCTATGCTAG gAACCCATCTCTGAAGCAGCAGCTGTTCTCATATGCCATCCTGGGATTTGCCCTGTCTGAAGCCATGGGACTGTTCTGTTTGATGGTTGCTTTCCTTATCCTGTTTGCTATGTAA